A single region of the Deltaproteobacteria bacterium genome encodes:
- a CDS encoding helix-turn-helix transcriptional regulator, whose amino-acid sequence MGVCVPTTRRRASATDGDRAVRGSRSGRPVMRVLDWLGRRWTLRVLWELRAGALPFRSLQERCDAVSPTVLNERLRELRDAGVIALRDGRGYELTAEGRALGALLVPVNVWAERWARRAMRVRGVNRSER is encoded by the coding sequence ATGGGGGTCTGCGTGCCTACCACGAGACGACGCGCGAGCGCGACCGACGGCGACCGCGCGGTCCGCGGCTCGCGGAGCGGTCGACCCGTGATGCGGGTGCTCGACTGGCTCGGCCGCCGCTGGACGCTGCGGGTGCTCTGGGAGCTGCGCGCGGGCGCGCTGCCGTTTCGCTCGCTTCAGGAGCGTTGCGACGCCGTCTCGCCGACGGTGCTGAACGAGCGTCTCCGCGAGCTGCGCGACGCCGGCGTGATCGCGCTCCGCGACGGTCGCGGGTACGAGCTCACCGCCGAAGGCCGCGCGCTCGGCGCGCTGCTCGTGCCGGTGAACGTCTGGGCCGAGCGCTGGGCCCGGCGGGCGATGCGTGTGCGCGGCGTCAATCGATCCGAGCGGTAA
- a CDS encoding four-helix bundle copper-binding protein: protein MERPDDVNRHYGGAFMTTDTRGCAVDSAVGVTRRRVLSGAAGLATALAAGQALAADPHAGHDHTEKRYLPGVRNKKRVALVKAAADCTAKGDACLSHCMETFVQGDTTMATCADAVQQMLPVCRAMSSLGAYDSKHLPDLARACIGVCTDCEKVCREHAEHQKECKDCADACAALIEECKKLLA, encoded by the coding sequence ATGGAACGTCCCGACGATGTCAACCGTCACTATGGAGGAGCATTCATGACCACGGATACTCGAGGCTGTGCAGTCGATTCAGCGGTTGGGGTGACGCGAAGGCGCGTCCTTTCGGGTGCGGCGGGCCTGGCCACCGCGCTGGCCGCGGGGCAGGCGCTCGCGGCCGACCCCCACGCCGGCCACGATCACACCGAGAAGCGCTACCTTCCGGGCGTGCGCAACAAGAAGCGGGTGGCCCTGGTGAAAGCCGCCGCCGACTGCACCGCGAAGGGCGACGCCTGCCTCAGCCACTGTATGGAGACCTTCGTGCAGGGTGACACGACCATGGCCACCTGTGCGGATGCGGTGCAGCAGATGTTGCCGGTCTGCCGCGCGATGTCCTCCCTGGGCGCCTACGACTCGAAGCACCTCCCCGATCTCGCGCGGGCGTGCATCGGTGTGTGCACCGATTGCGAGAAGGTGTGCCGCGAGCACGCCGAGCACCAGAAGGAGTGCAAGGACTGCGCGGATGCGTGTGCGGCCCTGATCGAGGAATGCAAGAAGCTGCTGGCGTGA
- a CDS encoding c-type cytochrome, with amino-acid sequence MMVVARPLLSFAVALVVLGAAASRAAAAPDGRALYAKYCQLCHGAALEGYAADNAPSLSSPTFRASASTPFLQVAIERGRAGTAMAGFGKSVGGPLEPAEVDALVDFVRDGAAAPPVLPPKASKGDVAAGGRLYAAHCESCHGTATGRGNAVHLANPMFLASASDAYLRVAVVEGRPGTPMEAWQGKLAANEIEDVIAYVRSLARPVPVAPVVPPPPAPAMPVVLNPQGAPPDFTLRLGRYASVAEVAAAWAEKRRMVIIDARPTSDYLRMHITGAVSVPYFDMRDLDKVPNDGTWVIAYCVCPHEESGRILEELRKRGYPNTAILDEGFFVWATQGHPVEAADGQMPIAAPPAKPAAFTPVPLASPRR; translated from the coding sequence GTGATGGTCGTCGCTCGTCCCCTGCTCTCCTTCGCCGTGGCTCTCGTCGTCCTCGGGGCGGCGGCGTCCCGCGCCGCCGCCGCGCCGGACGGACGGGCACTCTACGCGAAGTACTGCCAGCTCTGCCACGGCGCTGCGCTCGAGGGGTACGCGGCCGACAACGCGCCCTCGCTCTCCTCGCCGACCTTCCGCGCGAGCGCGAGCACGCCCTTCCTGCAGGTCGCGATCGAGCGCGGACGCGCCGGAACCGCGATGGCGGGCTTCGGCAAGAGCGTCGGCGGCCCGCTCGAGCCCGCCGAGGTCGACGCGCTCGTCGATTTCGTCCGCGACGGCGCCGCCGCGCCGCCGGTCCTGCCCCCCAAGGCCTCGAAGGGGGACGTCGCCGCGGGTGGCCGCCTCTACGCCGCGCACTGCGAGAGCTGTCACGGAACCGCGACCGGGCGCGGGAACGCCGTCCACCTGGCGAACCCGATGTTCCTCGCCTCCGCCTCCGACGCGTACCTCCGGGTCGCGGTCGTGGAAGGCCGGCCGGGCACGCCGATGGAGGCCTGGCAGGGGAAGCTCGCGGCGAACGAGATCGAGGACGTCATCGCCTACGTGCGCTCGCTCGCGCGTCCCGTGCCCGTGGCGCCCGTCGTACCGCCCCCGCCCGCGCCGGCGATGCCCGTCGTCCTGAACCCGCAGGGCGCACCCCCCGACTTCACGCTCCGGCTCGGACGCTACGCGTCGGTCGCCGAGGTCGCTGCCGCCTGGGCCGAGAAGCGCCGCATGGTGATCATCGACGCGCGGCCGACGTCCGACTACCTGCGGATGCACATCACGGGTGCCGTCTCCGTCCCCTATTTCGACATGCGCGACCTCGACAAGGTGCCGAACGACGGCACGTGGGTGATCGCCTACTGCGTCTGTCCGCACGAGGAGTCGGGACGCATCCTCGAAGAGCTTCGCAAGCGCGGGTATCCGAACACCGCGATCCTGGACGAGGGGTTCTTCGTGTGGGCGACGCAGGGGCATCCGGTCGAGGCCGCCGACGGCCAGATGCCGATCGCCGCCCCGCCGGCGAAGCCGGCGGCGTTCACCCCGGTGCCCCTCGCGTCCCCGCGGCGCTGA
- a CDS encoding thioredoxin family protein, translating to MLGTLVVALVASATTTVGTVAGASAEGAAATAPAELEVFTREGCPHCAEAADFLADLRRERPELHIAVHDVGRDAAALARLRELAARQGISRAGVPAFLVDGELVIGFRGAASAAELQARLAGARSVEDAVDTGWFGLLRADRLGLPVFTIALGLLDGFNPCAMWMLLFVLALLVNLRDRTRMALIGGTFVLVSGVVYFAFMAAWLNIFLLIGYVRAVEIALGFLVVAIGAVNVKDFVAFGRGPSLGIPQAVKPGVYARIRGILQAERLPAALAGAIVLAVLVNAIELLCTAGLPVLYTRILTGRALPSGQYYGYLALYNVAYMADDAVMLMVAVVTLGRRKLQEREGRWLKLASGVVMLGLGTALLARSV from the coding sequence ATGCTGGGTACGCTCGTCGTCGCGCTCGTCGCGAGCGCCACGACCACTGTCGGCACGGTGGCCGGTGCCAGCGCGGAGGGCGCCGCGGCGACCGCGCCCGCCGAGCTCGAGGTGTTCACGCGCGAGGGTTGTCCGCATTGCGCCGAGGCCGCCGATTTTCTCGCCGATCTCCGGCGCGAGCGGCCGGAGCTGCACATCGCCGTGCACGATGTCGGACGTGACGCGGCGGCGCTCGCCCGCCTGCGAGAGCTGGCGGCGCGCCAGGGCATCAGCCGCGCCGGTGTTCCGGCTTTCCTCGTCGACGGCGAGCTCGTGATCGGCTTTCGGGGTGCCGCCTCCGCCGCCGAGTTGCAGGCCCGCCTGGCCGGAGCGCGGTCCGTGGAGGACGCGGTCGACACCGGTTGGTTCGGGCTGCTGCGCGCGGATCGGCTCGGTCTACCCGTCTTCACCATCGCGCTCGGCCTCCTCGACGGCTTCAACCCGTGCGCGATGTGGATGCTGCTCTTCGTGCTGGCGCTGCTCGTGAACCTTCGCGACCGAACCCGGATGGCGCTGATCGGCGGGACGTTCGTGCTCGTGAGCGGAGTCGTCTACTTCGCTTTCATGGCGGCATGGCTGAACATCTTCCTCCTCATCGGCTACGTGCGCGCCGTCGAGATCGCGCTCGGTTTCCTCGTGGTCGCGATCGGCGCGGTGAACGTGAAGGATTTCGTGGCGTTCGGCCGGGGTCCCTCGCTCGGCATCCCGCAGGCGGTGAAGCCCGGGGTGTACGCGAGGATCCGAGGCATCCTGCAGGCCGAGCGCCTTCCGGCCGCGCTCGCCGGTGCGATCGTACTCGCCGTGCTCGTGAACGCGATCGAGCTGCTCTGCACCGCGGGGCTGCCAGTCCTGTACACGCGCATCCTGACCGGGCGAGCGCTGCCGAGCGGGCAGTACTACGGGTACCTCGCGCTCTACAACGTCGCCTACATGGCGGACGACGCGGTCATGCTCATGGTCGCCGTCGTCACGCTCGGCCGCCGCAAGCTGCAGGAGCGCGAAGGCCGGTGGTTGAAGCTGGCGAGCGGCGTCGTCATGCTCGGCCTCGGGACGGCGCTTCTCGCGCGCAGCGTCTGA
- a CDS encoding LLM class F420-dependent oxidoreductase — translation MRLGLTIGYSGAKMALDMALVEEAGRLGFHSVWSAEAYGSDAVTPLAWIAARTKRIHVASGIMQMPARTPAMTAMTATTLDQLSGGRFLLGLGVSGPQVVEGWHGQPYGKPLVKTREYIEIVRKIWAREQPVEHQGEHYQIPYRGPGATGLGKPLKSILHGRRIPIYVAAIGPKSVELAAEIAEGWLPIWYSPHRSHVFKPALDAGFARAGGGKSLASFDIAASVNVVIGPDVQKCLGYVKPGLALYIGGMGARGKNFYNDLACRYGFEEAAKKIQDLYLAGKKDEAAAAVPDELADEVSLVGPPARIRDRLQAWRESGVTTVVLGTRQADALRILAEAAT, via the coding sequence ATGCGCTTGGGCCTCACCATCGGATACTCCGGAGCGAAGATGGCGCTCGACATGGCGCTCGTCGAGGAGGCCGGCCGCCTCGGCTTCCACTCGGTCTGGTCGGCCGAAGCGTACGGATCCGACGCCGTGACGCCGCTCGCGTGGATCGCCGCGCGCACGAAGCGGATCCACGTCGCGAGCGGCATCATGCAGATGCCGGCGCGCACCCCCGCGATGACCGCCATGACGGCGACGACGCTCGACCAGCTGTCGGGCGGCCGCTTCCTCCTCGGCCTCGGCGTGTCGGGTCCGCAGGTGGTCGAAGGCTGGCACGGGCAACCGTACGGGAAGCCGCTCGTGAAGACGCGCGAGTACATCGAGATCGTCCGCAAGATCTGGGCGCGCGAGCAGCCCGTCGAGCACCAGGGGGAGCACTACCAGATCCCCTACCGCGGACCGGGAGCGACCGGCCTCGGCAAGCCGCTCAAGAGCATCCTCCACGGGCGCCGGATCCCGATCTACGTCGCGGCGATCGGCCCGAAGAGCGTCGAGCTGGCGGCCGAGATCGCCGAAGGCTGGCTGCCGATCTGGTACTCGCCGCACCGCTCGCACGTCTTCAAGCCGGCGCTCGATGCCGGCTTCGCACGCGCCGGGGGCGGGAAGTCGCTCGCGAGCTTCGACATCGCGGCGTCGGTGAACGTCGTGATCGGCCCCGACGTCCAGAAGTGCCTCGGCTACGTGAAGCCCGGGCTCGCGCTCTACATCGGCGGCATGGGCGCGCGCGGCAAGAACTTCTACAATGACCTCGCGTGCCGCTACGGCTTCGAGGAGGCGGCCAAGAAGATCCAGGACCTCTACCTGGCCGGCAAGAAGGACGAGGCTGCGGCCGCCGTACCCGATGAGCTCGCCGACGAGGTTTCGCTCGTGGGTCCGCCCGCGCGCATCCGCGATCGCCTGCAGGCCTGGCGCGAGTCGGGCGTGACGACCGTCGTCCTCGGCACCCGGCAGGCCGACGCGCTCCGCATCCTCGCGGAGGCCGCCACCTGA
- a CDS encoding carboxymuconolactone decarboxylase family protein, with translation MDSPRIPPVEPPYESDVMDELARWMPKGAPVEPLALFRTLARHLPLARAMLPLGTYLLGREAALGTRERELVIQRVCARLGCEYEWGVHATFFGSSAGIDAKTMKATVLGRPDDKIWRGTDALLVRLVDELHYGACVSDALWTELAAAFTPPQLLEMLVLAGWYHVIAFVANGAGVAREPWAERFPPL, from the coding sequence ATGGACAGCCCCCGCATCCCGCCCGTGGAGCCGCCCTACGAGAGCGATGTCATGGACGAGCTCGCCCGCTGGATGCCGAAAGGCGCCCCGGTCGAGCCGCTGGCGTTGTTCCGCACGCTCGCCCGGCATCTCCCCCTCGCCCGGGCGATGCTGCCGCTCGGCACATACCTCCTCGGCCGCGAGGCCGCGCTCGGCACCCGCGAGCGCGAGCTCGTGATCCAGCGCGTCTGCGCCCGGCTCGGGTGCGAGTACGAATGGGGCGTGCATGCGACGTTCTTCGGAAGCTCGGCGGGCATCGACGCGAAGACCATGAAAGCGACCGTGCTCGGACGGCCGGACGACAAGATCTGGCGCGGCACCGACGCCCTGCTCGTCCGCCTCGTCGACGAGCTGCACTACGGGGCGTGCGTCTCCGACGCGCTCTGGACCGAGCTCGCCGCGGCGTTCACGCCGCCGCAGCTGCTCGAGATGCTGGTGCTCGCGGGCTGGTACCACGTGATCGCCTTCGTCGCGAACGGCGCCGGGGTGGCGCGCGAGCCGTGGGCCGAGCGGTTTCCTCCGCTGTAG
- the rlmD gene encoding 23S rRNA (uracil(1939)-C(5))-methyltransferase RlmD: protein MARSSEPPSTPRPAAPFGCPHYPGCVGCPWVGRPYEDQLASKHRRVVAALAAVLPDGGVATVDPVAPASEPSGYRVQTKLVVGATRADVVLGLYAPGTHRVVDASGCPLHTPLLQRAIPALRAALERERMPIHGRGRTGVRYALLRASVAEEHVLVTLVSSRVPLPQAARVARRLRRSLPLAGLLVNENRTSGNVILGARTEAVFGERVLRERYGEVVIAAGPTAFVQANTRMAARIYGAIAEAAAVDAGARVVDLYCGVGGIALTLARTAGAVVGIEEVAAAVDAARANAARAGAAHVRFVAGRVEDALGALTEPVDVVTMNPPRKGAGATVARAVAARAPRRILYLSCHPESFARDAAVLADRGFGLARVQPFDLLPQTAHVEVLGIFVRDST from the coding sequence GTGGCGCGTTCCTCCGAGCCCCCCTCGACGCCGCGACCCGCCGCCCCCTTCGGGTGTCCGCACTATCCGGGCTGCGTCGGCTGCCCGTGGGTCGGGCGGCCCTACGAGGATCAGCTCGCCTCCAAGCATCGCCGCGTCGTCGCGGCCCTCGCCGCGGTCCTGCCGGACGGCGGCGTCGCGACGGTCGATCCCGTCGCGCCCGCCTCCGAGCCGAGCGGCTACCGCGTGCAGACCAAGCTCGTGGTCGGCGCGACCCGCGCCGACGTCGTCCTCGGCCTCTATGCCCCCGGCACCCACCGTGTCGTCGACGCGAGCGGCTGCCCACTCCACACCCCCCTCCTGCAACGCGCGATCCCGGCGCTGCGCGCCGCGCTCGAGCGCGAGCGCATGCCGATCCACGGCCGCGGGCGTACGGGCGTCCGCTACGCGCTCCTGCGCGCCAGCGTCGCGGAGGAGCACGTCCTCGTGACGCTGGTGAGCTCGCGTGTCCCGCTGCCTCAGGCGGCGCGCGTGGCGCGCCGCCTTCGTCGCTCGCTGCCGCTCGCCGGGCTGCTCGTGAACGAGAACCGCACGAGCGGCAACGTGATCCTCGGCGCGCGCACCGAGGCGGTGTTCGGCGAGCGTGTGCTTCGCGAGCGCTACGGTGAGGTCGTGATCGCCGCCGGGCCGACCGCGTTCGTGCAGGCCAACACACGCATGGCCGCCCGGATCTACGGAGCGATCGCCGAGGCCGCGGCGGTCGACGCGGGCGCACGCGTCGTCGACCTCTATTGCGGCGTCGGCGGCATCGCCCTCACGCTCGCGCGGACGGCCGGGGCGGTGGTCGGCATCGAGGAGGTGGCGGCCGCGGTCGATGCGGCCCGGGCGAACGCCGCGCGCGCCGGCGCGGCGCACGTCCGCTTCGTCGCGGGGCGCGTCGAGGACGCGCTCGGAGCGCTCACGGAGCCGGTCGACGTCGTCACCATGAACCCGCCGCGCAAGGGGGCCGGAGCCACCGTCGCCCGCGCGGTCGCCGCGCGCGCGCCGCGTCGCATCCTCTACCTCTCCTGCCATCCCGAATCGTTCGCACGCGACGCCGCCGTGCTCGCCGACAGGGGCTTCGGCCTCGCCCGGGTGCAACCGTTCGATCTCCTGCCCCAGACGGCGCACGTCGAGGTCCTCGGGATCTTCGTCCGCGATTCCACGTGA
- a CDS encoding type II toxin-antitoxin system PemK/MazF family toxin, which translates to MSFERYIVVRVPFPFTDRNASKNRPALVLSDPVTFNTPAGHSVMAMITSQANAPWPLDCPLTDLAAAGLPAPSKVRFKLFTLDHRLVRGQLGRLSSADAEVVRAAQLKLFSEAS; encoded by the coding sequence GTGAGCTTTGAGCGCTACATCGTCGTCCGCGTTCCTTTCCCCTTCACCGACCGCAACGCCAGCAAGAACCGGCCGGCGCTGGTGCTGTCCGACCCGGTCACGTTCAACACGCCGGCCGGGCATTCGGTGATGGCGATGATCACGTCGCAAGCCAATGCTCCCTGGCCGCTGGATTGTCCGCTCACCGACCTGGCCGCCGCCGGGTTGCCAGCGCCTTCCAAGGTGCGCTTCAAGCTATTTACCCTCGACCATCGTCTGGTGCGCGGTCAGTTGGGAAGACTCTCCTCAGCCGACGCCGAAGTGGTTCGCGCCGCACAGCTCAAACTGTTCTCCGAGGCGTCATGA
- a CDS encoding AbrB/MazE/SpoVT family DNA-binding domain-containing protein yields the protein MVAVAKITAKGQTTIPREVRAALGVAAGDLIAWEVGPDGVATVRGVRPLDIEYLRAVEGTLGEWAGAADEEAYREL from the coding sequence ATGGTTGCCGTTGCCAAGATCACCGCAAAGGGCCAAACCACGATTCCGCGGGAAGTGCGCGCCGCGCTGGGCGTCGCGGCAGGCGACCTGATCGCCTGGGAAGTCGGCCCGGACGGGGTCGCCACCGTACGTGGCGTGCGGCCTCTCGATATCGAATACCTGCGAGCCGTCGAGGGCACGCTCGGCGAGTGGGCTGGCGCCGCCGACGAGGAAGCCTACCGTGAGCTTTGA
- a CDS encoding DUF4079 family protein: MGTSRWIAFFHPFVALATLVFMAWVASLGLRSRDRLEGHLRARHARLAAWAYGLMVFNVAAGLVSTRVLRPDLDARGLMHFRLAVAIVVVMTAAAWLSRRIERDATARMLHPILGLLALVLSGLQVFFGMPLLPL, encoded by the coding sequence ATGGGAACGTCGCGATGGATCGCGTTCTTCCACCCGTTCGTGGCGCTCGCCACCCTGGTGTTCATGGCCTGGGTCGCGTCGCTCGGCCTGCGCTCGCGCGACCGCCTCGAGGGGCACCTGCGGGCGCGCCACGCCCGGCTCGCGGCGTGGGCCTACGGACTCATGGTGTTCAACGTGGCCGCGGGACTCGTCTCGACCCGGGTGTTGCGGCCCGATCTCGACGCGCGCGGCCTCATGCACTTCCGCCTCGCGGTCGCGATCGTGGTGGTGATGACCGCCGCCGCCTGGCTCTCGCGCCGGATCGAGCGCGACGCCACGGCGCGCATGCTGCACCCCATCCTGGGACTGCTCGCGCTCGTCCTCTCGGGATTGCAGGTCTTCTTCGGCATGCCGCTCCTGCCGCTCTGA
- a CDS encoding OmpA family protein, which yields MTRCTWRRIGGVAALTLAIALDGCAARPTRGGFNCDRRWGGGTIGGALTGAAIGGGVGGGIVATSGETERQAEDYATAIGIGAISGALIGGFFGHCAFDPPHEEEPPPPPPAPPPPPPVVKKKIVLRGVNFDFDKATIRADAAAILEEAARILRDEPDVRVSVGGHTDARGTDAYNDRLSERRADSVVDRLTRLGVSASRLEARGFGESRPVATNDTEEGRAQNRRVELNVR from the coding sequence ATGACGAGGTGCACCTGGCGGAGGATCGGAGGCGTGGCGGCGCTCACCCTCGCGATCGCCCTCGACGGTTGCGCGGCGCGCCCGACGCGCGGCGGCTTCAATTGCGACCGACGCTGGGGCGGCGGCACGATCGGCGGCGCGCTCACCGGCGCGGCGATCGGCGGCGGCGTCGGCGGCGGCATCGTCGCCACCTCCGGTGAAACCGAGCGGCAGGCCGAGGATTACGCGACCGCGATCGGCATCGGCGCGATCAGCGGCGCCCTGATCGGCGGCTTCTTCGGGCACTGCGCCTTCGACCCGCCCCACGAAGAGGAGCCCCCGCCTCCGCCCCCGGCGCCTCCGCCCCCACCGCCGGTCGTGAAGAAGAAGATCGTGCTCCGCGGCGTGAACTTCGATTTCGACAAGGCCACCATCCGGGCGGACGCGGCCGCGATCCTCGAGGAGGCGGCCCGCATCCTCCGCGACGAGCCCGACGTGAGAGTCTCCGTCGGCGGCCACACCGACGCACGCGGCACCGACGCGTACAACGACCGCCTCTCCGAACGGCGAGCGGATTCCGTCGTCGATCGGCTCACCCGTCTCGGTGTGAGCGCGAGTCGCCTGGAAGCGCGCGGCTTCGGCGAGTCGCGCCCGGTCGCGACCAACGACACCGAGGAAGGACGCGCGCAGAACCGGCGCGTCGAGCTGAACGTCCGCTAG
- the trxA gene encoding thioredoxin, giving the protein MADVQQVSDDTFQSEVLQASLPVLIDFWAPWCGPCRAIAPMVEELADTYSGKLKVVKMNVDDNQHTPQKYGVRGIPNLIIFKNGTVQEQIVGAVPKGQLVKAIDKVVA; this is encoded by the coding sequence ATGGCCGATGTCCAACAGGTCAGCGACGACACGTTTCAATCCGAGGTCCTGCAGGCGTCCCTGCCGGTCCTCATCGACTTCTGGGCCCCCTGGTGCGGGCCGTGTCGCGCCATCGCCCCCATGGTGGAAGAGCTCGCCGACACCTACAGCGGGAAGCTCAAGGTCGTGAAGATGAACGTCGACGACAATCAGCATACGCCGCAAAAGTACGGCGTCCGCGGTATCCCGAATCTCATCATCTTCAAGAACGGGACGGTGCAGGAGCAGATCGTCGGCGCGGTGCCCAAGGGCCAACTCGTCAAGGCGATCGACAAAGTCGTCGCATAG